The Temnothorax longispinosus isolate EJ_2023e chromosome 4, Tlon_JGU_v1, whole genome shotgun sequence genome has a window encoding:
- the LOC139812065 gene encoding uncharacterized protein encodes MTEILNIGTEPVFDDRIVKIEIHTYNPYANTTFDCNDEIRIPIQQQDLYTLPCESFLYVEGTLTVTRAADQVDNVVLGTNCVAFMFDEIRYELDGMEIDRCRNVGKTSTLKNYVTVSSDRSVILRNAGWDPQNNPNGYFNFCVPLNLLLRFCEDYKRVVINARHELILIRSRNDHNSIGIP; translated from the coding sequence ATGACTGAAATTCTCAACATCGGAACCGAGCCGGTCTTTGACGATCGCATCGTCAAGATCGAGATTCACACGTACAACccgtacgccaacacaacgtTTGACTGTAAcgacgagatacgaatacccatacaacagcaggatCTGTATACGTTGCCGTGCGAAAGTTTTCTCTACGTTGAAGGAACATTGACGGTGACCAGAGCAGCCGACCAAGTCGATAACGTGGTATTGGGTACTAATTGCGTCGCGTTCATGTTCGATGAGattcgatacgagctcgaCGGTATGGAGATTGATCGCTGCAGAAACGTAGGAAAAACCAGCACGCTCAAGAACTACGTTACGGTATCGTCCGACAGAAGCGTGATTCTGCGAAACGCTGGCTGGGATCCGCAGAATAACCCGAAtggatatttcaatttctgcgtACCGCTCAACTTGTTACTGAgattttgcgaggattacaaacgcgtggtgatcaacgctcgtcacgaattgATCTTGATACGATCGCGCAACGACCACAATTCCATAGGAATTCCGTAG
- the LOC139811383 gene encoding uncharacterized protein — translation MEHHDETERNLLEQSNQIATLDEYFTWTRRCEEFIEQLEEDCRSKRPRLSITDESRVNRQSLVARIARLEGAKTLLQRRFVHIGGEYAAGAASSDDNAERLVWREIDAAFENRVSTGAVININYIEPRKFLEDAEVIVLDRVRNVMQRHASVKINTVFNGEFVTGDKRANKSVGTGNYELFRASDLREWYERHVIEPTLSRLEEFQERDSGWALSRILNLTVNVNKYNPLHAGCYINLPQEIKSKKAVINVHSMDNACFAWSVVAALHPVERHSERESSYRHYTTVLNLQGIEFPMILKQIKKFERLNDISINVYTIEGEKTPTVLPIQLTDLKREKHVNLLYVQDPRDNNVGHFAWIKNLSRLVSSQLSRHNGRKYFCDR, via the coding sequence atgGAACATCACGATGAAACGGAACGCAACCTGTTGGAACAATCCAACCAAATCGCTACCTTGGACGAATATTTTACATGGACACGGCGATGCGAGGAATTTATTGAGCAGCTCGAAGAAGACTGTCGTTCCAAACGTCCGCGGCTCTCAATCACAGATGAGAGCCGCGTAAACAGACAATCTTTAGTGGCAAGAATCGCGCGACTCGAAGGTGCGAAGACTCTATTACAGAGACGGTTCGTACATATCGGTGGTGAGTACGCGGCGGGCGCCGCTAGTAGTGACGATAACGCGGAAAGACTCGTTTGGCGAGAGATCGATGCCGCGTTCGAAAACCGTGTATCGACCGGTGCGgtgataaatatcaattacatCGAACCGCGAAAATTTCTCGAAGACGCTGAAGTCATCGTGCTCGATCGTGTGCGGAACGTCATGCAAAGACACGCAAGTGTAAAGATAAACACTGTGTTCAACGGCGAGTTTGTGACGGGTGACAAACGTGCGAACAAAAGTGTCGGCACGGGAAACTATGAACTCTTTCGTGCGTCCGATCTGCGCGAGTGGTACGAGCGACACGTTATCGAGCCTACTTTATCGCGTCTCGAAGAGTTTCAGGAACGCGACAGCGGgtgggcgttgtcgcgtatactcaatCTGACTGTGAACGTGAACAAATACAATCCTTTGCACGCGGGATGTTACATCAATTTACcgcaagaaattaaatcgAAGAAAGCGGTGATCAACGTGCATTCTATGGACAATGCATGCTTCGCGTGGTCAGTGGTGGCTGCTTTACATCCAGTCGAAAGACATTCAGAACGGGAATCCTCGTACCGACATTACAcaacagtattaaatttacaaggCATTGAGTTTCCAATGATTTTGAAACAGATTAAAAAGTTCGAACGACTCAACGATATATCCATCAATGTGTATACCATCGAGGGAGAGAAGACGCCAACCGTTCTCCCGATACAGCTCACCGACCTGAAGAGAGAAAAGCACGTCAATTTGCTGTACGTGCAGGACCCGCGAGACAACAACGTGGGGCATTTCGCGTGGATAAAAAATCTATCGCGTCTCGTTAGCTCGCAATTGAGCAGGCACAATGGtcggaaatacttttgcgatcggtGA
- the LOC139811381 gene encoding uncharacterized protein encodes MTELTRDEREIFHSATHCHICEKPFEPDDVRVRDHCHLTGRYRGPAHSNCNLNYTDSHYIPIIFHNLSGYDAHFIIKEIATAYEGHVDLLPITKEKYISFTKHVKDTAEKSDSRSDIKLRFIDSYKFLSSSLDKLASFLCRDKLKIVRSQFLQLSTEDFDLLTRKGVFPYEYVDCVDKLEDTCLPPRESFYSSLTGDTVSESDYEHAANVWRRFSVRTLGEYSDLYLKTDVLLLADVFENFRDSCIASYGLDPAYYYTLPGFTWDAMLKHTRVNFELLTDIDMVMFIERGIRGGLSQCSGRYARANNKYMQSYDSSKPSSYLMYFDVNNLYGWAMCEPLPYAEFRWVEDVSNFDFSAIASDSPTGYILEVDLEYPQNIHDAHADLPFCPTRDKPPGKRQDKLLATLYDKKRYVIHYRNLQQCTRHGIRVTKIHRVLQFTQSTWLRTYIELNTKFRTLAKNDFEKNLYKLMNNAVFGKTMENVRNHVDVKLLTKWKGRCNAEALISKPNFHSRSVFSENLIAVELRKLEVKFDKPIYVGMCILDISKVCLYEFHHEYMSPLYGDMCRIMYTDTDSLIYHIECEDVYENVKRDIVRFDTSDYAIDNAYGITLENKKVPGLMKDENNGAIMTEFVGLRAKMYALRVDGKKDCKKAKGVKSNVIARTITFDDYTRCLRDEIEMTRRQSCIRSKLHEVYTVSETKIALSPYDDKRYVIPDSTDTLPWGHYRIPL; translated from the coding sequence ATGACGGAATTAACGCGAGACGAGCGGGAGATATTTCACAGCGCGACGCATTGCCACATTTGCGAAAAACCGTTCGAGCCAGACGACGTGCGAGTACGCGATCATTGTCATCTGACCGGTCGTTATAGAGGTCCCGCGCATTCCAACTGTAATCTAAATTACACAGATTCGCATTACattccaataatttttcataatttatcgggTTACGACgcgcattttattatcaaggAAATAGCTACAGCGTACGAAGGACACGTAGACTTACTTCCAATcacgaaagaaaaatacatttcgttCACGAAACACGTTAAAGATACCGCAGAAAAATCAGATTCGCGAAGCGACATAAAATTACGGTTTATCGattcgtataaatttttgagtAGCAGCCTCGATAAATTAGCATCTTTTCTATGCAgagataagttaaaaattgtacgttctcaatttttacaattatcgaCCGAGGATTTTGATCTTTTGACGCGAAAAGGCGTATTTCCGTACGAATACGTGGATTGTGTGGACAAGCTGGAGGACACGTGTTTACCACCGCGCGAATCGTTTTACAGTTCCTTGACCGGtgacaccgtatccgagagcgattacgaGCACGCCGCTAACGTCTGGCGACGGTTCTCCGTTCGAACCTTGGGCGAATACAGCGATCTGTATCTAAAGACCGATGTCTTGTTATTGGCTGacgtttttgaaaatttccgcGACAGTTGTATAGCGAGTTACGGACTCGATCCCGCGTACTACTATACTTTGCCAGGTTTCACATGGGACGCCATGTTGAAGCATACTCGCGTAAATTTCGAACTGCTCACCGACATTGACATGGTTATGTTCATCGAACGCGGTATACGCGGTGGTCTGAGTCAATGTTCCGGCAGATACGCGCGGGCCAACAACAAGTACATGCAGTCGTACGATTCAtcgaaaccgtcgtcgtacTTGATGTACTTCGATGTAAACAACTTGTACGGCTGGGCGATGTGTGAGCCACTGCCCTACGCGGAGTTTCGATGGGTCGAAGACGTTTCGAATTTCGACTTTAGCGCGATCGCTTCGGATTCGCCCACGGGTTATATTCTTGAGGTCGATCTAGAGTATCCGCAGAATATACACGACGCGCACGCtgacctaccgttctgtccgacgcGCGACAAACCGCCCGGCAAACGACAGGACAAACTTCTCGCCACGCTGTACGATAAGAAGCGTTACGTCATCCATTATCGCAACCTACAGCAGTGCACGCGACACGGCATTCGGGTCACAAAGATACATCGCGTATTGCAATTCACTCAATCTACGTGGCTCCGCACTTACATCGAGCTCAATACGAAATTTAGAACACTGGCCAAGAacgattttgagaaaaatttatataaattgatgaaCAACGCGGTTTTCGGGAAAACGATGGAAAATGTTCGCAATCACGTCGATGTAAAATTACTGACAAAGTGGAAAGGTAGATGCAACGCGGAGGCACTGATCTCGAAACCAAATTTTCATAGCAGGAGCGTGTTTTCGGAAAATCTGATAGCCGTTGAACTGCGAAAACTCGAGGTTAAATTTGACAAACCTATTTACGTCGGCATGTGCATTCTCGACATATCGAAAGTCTGTTTGTACGAATTTCATCACGAGTACATGTCTCCCCTGTATGGTGACATGTGTAGAATTATGTACACCGATACGGACAGCCTTATATACCACATCGAGTGCGAGGATGTGTACGAGAACGTGAAACGCGATATCGTTAGATTCGACACGAGCGATTACGCGATCGACAACGCGTACGGTATAACGCTCGAGAACAAAAAAGTGCCGGGCTTGATGAAGGACGAGAATAACGGTGCGATCATGACCGAATTCGTTGGACTCAGGGCGAAGATGTACGCGTTGAGAGTGGATGGTAAGAAAGACTGTAAAAAAGCGAAAGGTGTCAAGAGCAACGTCATAGCGCGTACTataacgttcgacgattacacGAGATGTCTGCGagacgaaattgaaatgacgCGACGGCAATCCTGTATACGATCGAAGTTGCACGAGGTGTACACCGTGTCCGAAACAAAAATCGCTCTGAGTCCGTACGACGATAAGCGATACGTTATACCAGATTCGACCGATACGTTACCGTGGGGACATTACCGAATACCTTTGTAA